A stretch of DNA from Micromonospora sp. NBC_01813:
TACCCGGCCGCGACGTCGCCGGCCGGCAACAGGCGGTCCCGCAACGGCGCACACGGCACCCCGGTGTCATACGCCCCGACGATCGCCGCGACAGCGGCCTCAATGTCCACAGTCATGAAAAGTCCACACAGACGTTGGTCAACTCGGAATAGAAACCCAGCGAATGTACGCCACCCTCCCGGCCCACCCCGGACGCTTTCACCCCACCGAACGGCGTCCGCAGATCGCGCAGGAACCAGGTGTTCACCCACACGATGCCCACATCCAGGCGCGCGCCGGCCCGGTGCGCCCGCCCCACGTCCCGAGTCCACACCGTTGCCGCGAGGCCGTAGTCGGAGTCGTTGGCCAGCGCGAACGCCTCCTCCTCGGTGTCGAACGGCGCGATGTGGCAGACCGGACCGAACACCTCCTCCCGCAGCAACCGCGCCCGCTGGCCCAGCCCGGTCACCACCGTCGGCTCGACGTACGCGCCGCCGTCGCGGGCATCGCCGAACACCGGCACCCCACCCCCGGCCAACACCTCAGCGCCCTCGACGCGGGCCAGGTCGTAGTAGCCCAGCACCTTGTCCCGATGGCCGTGCGAAATCAACGGCATCGTCGAGATCGACTCGTCGGCCGGCCAGCCGTAGCGGGCGTCGCGGGCGGCGGCCGACAACCGGTCGACGAACTCGTCGAACACCGGCCGCTGCACATACAGCCGCTCCGTACACAGACACACCTGGCCGCCGTTGGTGAACGACGACCGCACCGAACCCGCCACCGCGGCGTCCAGATCCGCGTCGGCGAACACCAGACCGGCGTTCTTGCCACCCAACTCGAACGACACCGCCTTCACCCCGTCAGCAGCCGCCCGCATGATCGCCGACCCCGTCGCCGACTCACCGGTGAAGGTGACCGCGTCCACCCCCGGATGCCGCGTCAGCCACTCCCCCGCCGCGCCCGCACCGAAACCGTGCACCAGGTTGAACACCCCATCGGGTACGCCGACCGCGGCCATCACCTCCGCGAGCAGCGTCGCCGACGCCGGCGTCTCCTCACTGGGCTTCACCACGACGGCGTTGCCGCAGGCCAGCGCCGGCGCCACCTTCCACGTCAGCAGCAGCAACGGCAGGTTCCACGGCACGATGATCGCGACGACGCCGACGGGTTTACGGACCGCGTAGTTCAGCGCCCGGCCGCCGCTCGGGGTGACCGTGGTGAACGACTCGGTCGGCGCGGTCGCGGCGATCTCCGCGAACGCCCGGAAATTCGCCGCCCCACGTGGAATGTCGAGGGTCCGGGCCTGGCTCACCGGTTTTCCGGTGTCCGCCACCTCGGCCGCCACCAGATCATCGAACCGGCGATCCAACTCGTCAGCGACCGCCCGCAGCACCAACGCCCGCTCCCGCTCGGCCATCGCGCCCCACGGGCCGCGCACCGCCGAACGGGCCGCAGCCACCGCCGCATCGACCGTCGAGGAATCAGCCTCG
This window harbors:
- a CDS encoding 2-hydroxymuconic semialdehyde dehydrogenase, encoding MTLWHPELLAGRPAAAGPGLLRNFVGGRFVDAGRRFAKVSPVTGETVFEVAEADSSTVDAAVAAARSAVRGPWGAMAERERALVLRAVADELDRRFDDLVAAEVADTGKPVSQARTLDIPRGAANFRAFAEIAATAPTESFTTVTPSGGRALNYAVRKPVGVVAIIVPWNLPLLLLTWKVAPALACGNAVVVKPSEETPASATLLAEVMAAVGVPDGVFNLVHGFGAGAAGEWLTRHPGVDAVTFTGESATGSAIMRAAADGVKAVSFELGGKNAGLVFADADLDAAVAGSVRSSFTNGGQVCLCTERLYVQRPVFDEFVDRLSAAARDARYGWPADESISTMPLISHGHRDKVLGYYDLARVEGAEVLAGGGVPVFGDARDGGAYVEPTVVTGLGQRARLLREEVFGPVCHIAPFDTEEEAFALANDSDYGLAATVWTRDVGRAHRAGARLDVGIVWVNTWFLRDLRTPFGGVKASGVGREGGVHSLGFYSELTNVCVDFS